The sequence AAATATCACCAGTTTTCCCTCTTCCAGGGCTTCTCTTACAGGCTTGAGTGATGTACCGTAGTAGTTGCCGTGCACCTCCGCATACTCAAGAAAATTTCCCGCTTTGATATCTTCTTCAAAACTCTCTTTGGTGACAAAAAAATAATCTTTACCATCTTCTTCGCCTACTCTGGGGGCACGTGTGGTCGTCGATATAGAAAAATAATATTCACCTATCTCATCTGATGCTGCGTTGATAATGGTACTTTTACCCGCACCGCTTGGGCCTGAGAGCACTAAAATAGCACCTTTTTGCATTATTGATCATCCTCTAATTTTATTTTGATTTTTGTCTCTTTGCCTTTTAAAAGCTTTTTGATCTTTTTAGGCTTCATTCGAACCAGTGCAGCCATGATCGCTTCTTCAATGCGAAAAAGCTCATCTTCATCCAATCCTATCTCTTCTTTTTTCTTTATCTTAGAAGATGTCTCATCTGTATCTTCTGGAGCATTGACCGTATCCTTGCTCAACTCTTCGACTATTTCATCTTCTTCTACGATCTCTAATCCATCAGCGATCAGCTGTTCTTTGATCACTTTCACTTTGCGTGCCGCAACCTCATCATCGCTCAAAGAGATAGTATCTTCTTCATTCTCTTCTAGCTCATCGTCCATATCCAGCAATGCTTTGATCTTTGCTATTTCATCACTGTCCAGTACTTCCGGGGGGCCCATATCTTCTTTCGGTTCGGGCATATCATCACTCTCTTCATCCTCTACAGACGAAAGAAAAATATCCGGCAAGATCTCATCCTCCGCCTCTTCATTTTCCAAAGAGAACGAACCCATAGAAATATCTTCATCCAAAGCAACTTTTTCTTTTGCCTCATCGGGATCATCCGGAGTGATACTTTCAATAATGTTGATGATCTGTGAAGGCAGGAACGGTTTCTTGACACTCTCATCAAAGCCTTTCACCGCTTCACCGGTATAAGAGATAAAAACTTTTTTACTGGCTTGCAATGCTTCAAGTAACGCCTGAACATCCTCCGTATAAGAAGCTTCATCCACAAAAACGATCTCATATGAAGCTTTATCCACTGCATCTGCACTCACCACTTCATCCAGCACTATATACTCATCTCTCGTGCAAAGCGCAAGCAGTCTTGAAACTACAGGATTGATGTTAATGAGTAAAATGTTCATTGATATTAACTCCCTAAAGTTATTACTATCATTATAATATAAATCTGGTTAGGACTTGGTTGTTTATAAGGGGTGTGTAAAAAGTAAATATTTTTAATAAGAATAGAAAAAGATAAAAAGAATATCTACATCGTAAATACTCTATTATTTATTATACACAAAGATGGATAGTTCTCCATCTTTGTGTATTATTGATTGATAAATTATACTGGTCCCATTTGACAATCAGTTTTTTGAATGTCTAAAATCGTCCAATTCTCATTTGGACCTCCTGGACCCTCTAGAAAATAGGTTGCTCCCACTTCCAATCTGCCAGGAGTACCACCCTCTGCAGTACTAAGGTTCATATCTGCCTCCTCAGGTATCCATGCTATTACATCGCCAACTATGTTATAGTAAGATACATTATTCCAGCTTATAAATGAGTCGCCATCAAAAGGTGCCTCAGGGTCCAAACAAATAAATTGTATCGAACTATTATTCTCCTCCCCTTGAATACTTGTACCCGTCACTTTATAGCCAAGTGACAAGTCATTAATATCCACTGATACAGCAGCTGGAGTACTAACACCTGCACTCCCTGCAAGAGGTTCATCAGATGGTGCCCCTGTCGTTCCATCACATCCGCTTAAAGTCAAAAATGCAGCACCTGCAAGTATAAATGGTAATATTTTCAAATTTGGTGATTTCATTATCTAATCCTTTTTAAAAGTTATAAGAGAGACCAACTGTCCAAGCGTCTGCATCTACATCTGAAGTCTGTGCTCTATAGCCAAATCCTGTATCATCATACAAAGATACATAATCAGCAAAGATAGAAATCTCTTCTGTGAATGCATAACTTGCTCCAACTCCCCACTGGAACCCACCTTCCACGGCGTCACCGCCTGCAAGATCGTCAAGCATCACTTCACCATATCCCAAAAGCGCATAGAGTGAGAACTCTCCGATCGGATACATAGGTTTAACATAAACTCCCCAAGTAGATACATCACCATCATAAGCATTTGCCACATTTGTCAAATTCCCTGCATCATAATCTGAATCTCCCAAACCAAATGAATAACGACCTTCAAAAGCCAGATATTCATTGACTTGATAACCTGCTTGAATCATTAAGGTTGTTGAAGATATTTCTTCATCAGTGGTATCATTATTCACAGATACTTCACCTAGACCAAATCCTGCATAAAAAGGATTTACTTCAACCTCTGGTATTTCAACAACAGGCTCTACAACTTTCGTCATATCACCACCCGCATAAGCCATTCCGCTTAGTGCCATAATGGACACAAGAGATACAATACTCTTTTTCATTACTTCCCTTTTTATTATAATGTTGTGTTGATTGTGTAACCTGGCGGTCTTTTCATCTACTATAGAGTTACAGTATCCAAGATCCATGGCTTTCTGGCCCTACCTCACGATAGGTGTAGCATTTATACAAAATAAACATTTTATTATAATTTGAATTTTTAAAAAATATATCCCAATATTTTAATTTATATATCTAAATTCATAACTTTGTACTATTTTTACTCAATTTATATATCTAAAATGAAAATAAATACATTTTTGATAAAAAATAACATGTAAATTATTGTATGACTCTCGGGTGGGAATTATTGAAATCTAAAGTATGCTATTAACACCGGTATGTTAGTTTTATTGTTGTTTAGAAGTGGTACACCCATCAGGATTCGAACCTGAGACCTTCGGTACCGCAAACCGATGCTCTATCCAGCTGAGCTATGAGTGCACATTAAAAGTGTAGTAGCGATAATTTAGAGCGCAATTATAGCAGAGAAATCTTTATTTATCAAGTAAATTCATAGGGCCGAATAATTTAATTGCCTTGGGGTTGGAAATGAATGTGTGATTGTACGGATGCTCCAATTCGATCGTTTCAAATTTCTCCAGTGTAAATTGCTTTCTCAGTGCTTTTGCATGTGTACCGAACAAGATGAGTTTCGGTGCATCCTCTTCCATTGCATTCAAGAGTGTCTGCACAAAAGGTTTCCATGCCTTTATATGTTTTGCGCTGCTCTTTTTATCTGTAAAGATCAATGCTGTATTTAAAAGCAATACCCCGTTTTTTTCAAAATTACGCCGCAGGTCATCTATAGAGTCGATCATATGCGTTTTATCTAACTTGGTAATGGCTTCTTGCGAAGTATCCTCTGTTGTCAGCTTTTGGCTTGCGACGAGCGCCATCTTCATAAAGTTACGTAGACTG is a genomic window of Sulfurovum sp. XGS-02 containing:
- a CDS encoding uracil-DNA glycosylase family protein, which translates into the protein MSRSSWEGVLSEAYASLEAEYQRFLEEDEHYFPTKENYFNAFNTLAKEKVKYILFGQDPYPRRESAGGYAFIDTKVEKLFSTSGLSKEVNRATSLRNFMKMALVASQKLTTEDTSQEAITKLDKTHMIDSIDDLRRNFEKNGVLLLNTALIFTDKKSSAKHIKAWKPFVQTLLNAMEEDAPKLILFGTHAKALRKQFTLEKFETIELEHPYNHTFISNPKAIKLFGPMNLLDK
- a CDS encoding outer membrane protein, with the protein product MKKSIVSLVSIMALSGMAYAGGDMTKVVEPVVEIPEVEVNPFYAGFGLGEVSVNNDTTDEEISSTTLMIQAGYQVNEYLAFEGRYSFGLGDSDYDAGNLTNVANAYDGDVSTWGVYVKPMYPIGEFSLYALLGYGEVMLDDLAGGDAVEGGFQWGVGASYAFTEEISIFADYVSLYDDTGFGYRAQTSDVDADAWTVGLSYNF